From a region of the Danio aesculapii chromosome 4, fDanAes4.1, whole genome shotgun sequence genome:
- the LOC130222680 gene encoding NACHT, LRR and PYD domains-containing protein 12-like, which yields MGRAPDLTEKTPSSARRLAMCNLTVQCCASLSSALQSSNCILRELELSNNDLQDSGVKLLSDGLNSQHCKLETLRLVMCNLTAQSCESLSSALQSSNCVLRELDLSNNDLQDSGVKKVSDGLKSLRVLGENCKLEILRLSGCMVTEEGCGFLSSALTSNPSHLRELDLSYNHPGDSGVKLLSGQLEDPNYTLDKLNLDHGGETMITAGLRKFCFLTLDPNTAHTRLILSEENREVKSVWENQPYPDHPDRFDYCLQVLCRESVCGRCYWETDWIGDYAVCISVSYKSISRKGAGYECVFGYNAQSWSLICSSSSFSFRHNNTHTDLPVTPLSSRIGVFVDHSAGTLIFYNIYRDTMSLIHSVQTTFTEPLWPGFTVCSGSSVKLS from the exons ATTGGCCATGTGTAATCTTACTGTTCAGTGCTGTgcgagtttgtcttcagctctacaatcctcaaactgtatcctgagagagctggagctgagtaacaatgacctgcaggattcaggagtgaagcttctctctgatggactgaatagtcaacactgtaaactggagacactgag ATTGGTCATGTGTAATCTCACTGCTCagtcctgtgagagtttgtcttcagctctacaatcctcaaactgtgtcctgagagagctggacctgagtaacaatgacctgcaggattcaggagtgaagaaggtctctgatggactgaagagtttAAGAGTTTTAGGAGAAAATTGTAAGCTGGAGATACTGAG attgtctggctgtatggtgacagaggaaggctgtggttttctgtcttcagctctgacttcaaacccctcacacctgagagagctggatctgagctacaatcatccaggagattcaggagtcaagctgctctctggacaactggaggatccaaactacacactggacaaactcaa tctggatcatggaggagagaCAATGATTACAGCAGGACTACGCAAAT tctgtttcctcacactggatccaaacacagcacacactcgtctcattctgtctgaggagaacagagaggtgaagagTGTGTGGGAGaatcagccgtatcctgatcatccagacagatttgattatTGTcttcaggtgttgtgcagagagagtgtgtgtggacgctgttactgggagactgaCTGGATTGGAGATTATGCtgtgtgtatatcagtgtcatataagagcatcagcagGAAGGGAGCAggttatgagtgtgtgtttggatataatgctcagtcctggagtttgatctgctcttcctccagtttctcattcagacacaataacacacacactgatctcccaGTAACTCCGCTCAGCAGTAGAATAGgggtgtttgtggatcacagtgcaggaactctgatcttctacaacatctatagagacacaatgagcctcatccactcagtccagaccacattcactgagccgctctggcctgggtttaCTGTGTGttctggatcatcagtgaaactgagctga